Proteins from a single region of Ensifer adhaerens:
- a CDS encoding sensor histidine kinase — protein MAGRWASRVDEIAALWLPRREASSLAGRRDTKRLRTVAAMSLTTLPVAPLALSLAMPVSSALPLGTALWASASLLAAAVAIARGRAPEAAASIPADPVLPDLSAAYDLFAGLVTVHDLRGNVLSVHGRDAAEHLTLMRDPAGRGFIEQIHVSDRITFLSAIDILRQGGDRATVDIRIERRTLPIEGEQFVYMSCELAPLRDRDGNLTAILAQSRDVSQEAGLRAEAAARTAEAESANDAKTRFLAAVSHELRTPLNAILGFSDVLAGEYFGKLENDRQREYVGLIHKSGEHLLSVVNTMLDMSKIEAGRYELMPEPFRVAEAVAACEAMLSHQAAEKGVKLVSRVTRGIGEVNADQRAFQQVLINLVGNAVKFTDHGGVVTIDAEVDGAMLKLSVSDTGIGIAADKLELLGQPFVQIQNDYTRRYEGTGLGLSLVKGLVALHGGDLTIRSREGEGTVIVVTIPRDGSGIAIAEQEEQRSPVTVEFPPRLRDGETRPAAEGGRSEDVGLNEERGYGAAQAKTA, from the coding sequence ATGGCTGGCAGATGGGCGTCCCGCGTGGACGAGATCGCGGCCCTGTGGCTGCCCCGTCGTGAGGCTTCTTCGCTCGCCGGACGCCGCGATACGAAACGGCTGCGTACTGTTGCTGCCATGTCTTTGACAACGCTGCCGGTGGCGCCGCTCGCCCTGTCGCTCGCCATGCCGGTGTCCTCGGCCCTGCCGCTCGGCACGGCGCTTTGGGCTTCCGCTTCGCTATTGGCGGCAGCCGTTGCGATCGCGCGCGGACGAGCGCCGGAAGCTGCGGCGTCGATTCCGGCCGATCCCGTTCTCCCGGACCTCTCGGCAGCCTATGATCTGTTTGCAGGCCTCGTCACCGTGCATGACCTGCGCGGCAATGTTCTTTCCGTGCATGGGCGCGATGCGGCCGAGCACCTGACGCTGATGCGCGATCCGGCGGGCCGCGGTTTCATCGAGCAGATTCATGTCTCCGACCGTATTACGTTCCTGAGCGCGATCGACATCCTTCGCCAGGGCGGCGACCGGGCGACGGTCGATATCCGCATCGAACGGCGGACCTTGCCGATCGAAGGCGAACAGTTCGTATACATGTCCTGCGAACTGGCGCCGCTGCGTGATCGTGACGGCAACTTGACGGCAATCCTTGCGCAGTCGCGCGATGTCTCTCAGGAAGCAGGCCTGCGCGCCGAGGCGGCGGCCCGGACGGCCGAAGCCGAGTCCGCGAACGACGCCAAGACCCGTTTCCTCGCCGCCGTCAGCCACGAGTTGCGCACGCCACTCAATGCCATCCTCGGTTTTTCCGACGTGCTGGCCGGCGAGTATTTCGGCAAGCTCGAGAACGATCGCCAGCGCGAATATGTGGGGCTCATCCACAAGTCGGGCGAACATCTGCTCTCCGTCGTCAACACCATGCTCGACATGAGCAAGATCGAGGCGGGCCGTTACGAGCTCATGCCCGAGCCTTTCCGCGTCGCCGAGGCGGTTGCCGCCTGCGAAGCGATGCTGTCGCACCAGGCCGCGGAAAAGGGCGTCAAGCTCGTCAGCCGCGTCACCCGCGGTATAGGCGAAGTCAATGCCGACCAGCGCGCGTTCCAGCAGGTTCTCATCAATCTGGTCGGAAACGCCGTGAAGTTCACCGATCACGGCGGTGTCGTGACGATCGACGCCGAAGTGGATGGTGCGATGCTGAAGCTTTCGGTCAGCGACACCGGCATCGGTATCGCCGCCGACAAGCTGGAGCTTCTCGGTCAACCTTTTGTCCAGATCCAGAACGACTATACCCGCCGCTACGAAGGCACGGGTCTCGGCCTTTCGCTGGTCAAGGGCCTCGTTGCGCTTCATGGTGGCGACCTCACGATTCGCAGCCGCGAGGGCGAGGGGACTGTCATCGTCGTGACGATACCGCGCGACGGTTCTGGCATTGCCATTGCCGAGCAGGAGGAGCAGCGTTCGCCGGTGACGGTGGAATTCCCGCCGCGCCTGCGCGACGGAGAAACGAGGCCGGCCGCCGAAGGAGGGCGGTCCGAGGACGTTGGTTTGAACGAGGAACGGGGATATGGCGCCGCGCAAGCGAAAACAGCCTGA
- a CDS encoding peptidoglycan-binding domain-containing protein yields MAPRKRKQPERKKAAQRAPGLAVRGLALAGQGVGLAGRLMARHPLVSGGSAAFVVVFSFVAANAMWYQHGVHPSPLMRTRVPLVSAETAQRIAIAKGEEIEQRNVTTFVIEREGEAKADNVEDVIAAASADLPTEKPSPERVASVPGNATSKLVADIQKELNRVGLYDGAPDGRSGPRTAAAILRFEAQAGRAETGSASTELLQALRAAPGDKAAQVMPAGRPLAEAKGSGVEIDPVAAAIRSSEKDNNFIPPAEIPVSSDLVLNIQKGLSNLAYADVAIDGVAGEQTRAAIRHFEKHYRLPQTGEPNPQVLKKLKEIGAL; encoded by the coding sequence ATGGCGCCGCGCAAGCGAAAACAGCCTGAACGGAAAAAGGCCGCGCAGCGTGCGCCTGGCTTGGCCGTGCGCGGGCTGGCACTTGCCGGACAGGGTGTTGGACTTGCCGGCCGCCTGATGGCGCGCCATCCCCTGGTCTCCGGCGGCTCCGCTGCCTTCGTGGTCGTGTTCTCCTTCGTTGCGGCTAACGCCATGTGGTACCAGCACGGGGTGCACCCGTCGCCGCTCATGCGCACCCGTGTGCCGCTCGTCAGCGCCGAAACGGCGCAGCGGATCGCCATCGCCAAGGGCGAAGAGATCGAGCAGCGCAATGTGACCACCTTCGTCATCGAGCGCGAAGGCGAGGCCAAGGCGGACAATGTCGAGGATGTGATCGCCGCGGCTTCCGCGGATCTTCCCACGGAAAAGCCGTCGCCTGAGCGCGTGGCAAGCGTGCCCGGTAACGCGACCTCGAAGCTCGTTGCCGACATCCAGAAGGAACTGAACCGCGTCGGCCTTTATGACGGCGCGCCGGACGGGCGTAGCGGCCCGAGGACGGCGGCTGCCATCTTGCGCTTCGAAGCACAGGCTGGTCGCGCCGAAACAGGCTCGGCCAGCACCGAGTTGCTGCAGGCGCTTCGGGCAGCACCAGGCGATAAGGCCGCTCAGGTCATGCCGGCGGGAAGGCCGCTTGCCGAGGCAAAGGGCAGCGGTGTGGAGATCGATCCGGTCGCTGCGGCCATTCGTTCCTCCGAGAAGGACAACAATTTCATTCCGCCTGCCGAAATCCCGGTTTCGAGCGACCTGGTGCTGAACATCCAGAAGGGGCTGAGCAACCTCGCCTACGCGGATGTCGCAATCGACGGCGTCGCCGGAGAGCAGACGCGGGCGGCGATCCGCCATTTCGAGAAACACTACCGCCTGCCGCAGACCGGCGAGCCGAATCCCCAGGTCTTGAAAAAGCTCAAGGAAATCGGCGCGCTCTGA
- a CDS encoding DUF1491 family protein has product MRLKSHIFVSSLLRRAFSLGGYAAVLRKGAEDAGAIFIRQRTRLGTETLFAPAPQNFFSDEVDLGRKFEVRLRDSDAERVDAALASEIRFDPDCWIVEIELDDHADLFEVVPEDSASRP; this is encoded by the coding sequence ATGCGTCTCAAGTCTCATATCTTCGTGTCGTCCCTCTTGCGCCGCGCGTTTTCGCTCGGCGGCTATGCGGCCGTGTTGCGCAAGGGAGCGGAGGACGCCGGTGCGATTTTCATCCGCCAGCGGACGCGGCTCGGTACCGAGACGCTCTTTGCCCCGGCGCCGCAGAATTTCTTCTCCGACGAAGTCGATCTCGGCCGCAAGTTCGAAGTGAGACTGCGCGACAGCGACGCCGAACGGGTTGATGCGGCGCTTGCAAGCGAGATCCGGTTCGACCCGGATTGCTGGATCGTGGAGATCGAGCTGGACGACCATGCCGATCTGTTCGAGGTGGTCCCGGAGGATAGCGCAAGCCGGCCCTGA
- a CDS encoding MerR family transcriptional regulator, translated as MDDQIYSIGELSQMGGIPVRRLRFYSDKGLLPSARTESGYRMYSGADLARLDLVLALREAGVSLAEIRKILTNGASFGDVLALRLRTLETEIRSKRRIAAALRMALKLREPSPADLRRLWTVTRLSKTEFRNALERFYDDVAGGAPVDVKWKKKMMDAGTPDLPDDPTPDQIDAWVELMDMLSDKTYAAEMRAHMSTYGQKNSIPPPMPRQLMRPSHGCGLRSKMAWGPSRPWVGRSPPTG; from the coding sequence ATGGACGATCAAATCTACTCGATAGGCGAACTCTCGCAGATGGGCGGAATCCCGGTCAGGAGGCTTCGGTTTTATTCGGACAAGGGACTGTTGCCTTCCGCACGGACGGAGAGCGGCTACCGGATGTATTCCGGGGCGGATCTTGCCCGGCTGGATCTCGTTCTTGCTCTGCGTGAAGCGGGCGTGAGCCTCGCGGAGATCCGAAAGATCCTGACCAACGGGGCATCGTTTGGCGATGTCCTGGCGTTGAGACTTCGAACGCTCGAAACCGAAATCCGGTCAAAGCGCCGGATCGCCGCAGCCTTGCGAATGGCTTTGAAACTCCGTGAACCATCCCCAGCGGACCTCAGGAGGTTATGGACCGTGACCAGGCTTTCAAAGACGGAATTTCGGAACGCACTCGAACGCTTCTATGACGACGTTGCCGGTGGCGCACCGGTGGATGTGAAGTGGAAGAAGAAAATGATGGATGCCGGCACGCCGGATCTTCCTGACGATCCGACCCCGGATCAGATCGACGCGTGGGTTGAGCTGATGGATATGTTGTCCGACAAGACCTATGCGGCCGAAATGCGCGCCCACATGTCCACCTATGGACAGAAGAATTCGATCCCGCCGCCTATGCCGAGGCAGCTGATGCGACCTTCGCACGGGTGCGGGCTGCGATCGAAGATGGCTTGGGGGCCCAGTCGGCCGTGGGTCGGGAGATCGCCACCGACTGGTTGA
- a CDS encoding DUF2336 domain-containing protein produces the protein MFCVQGITVTDRFRELERPQTGRLKDVVLMATVTGFESLRIPRKSDMKQFAELFEPLFLGSSNEARRQAAAALSQCPQIPEPVAALIGGMPISIAAIFLTRSKAIGDRTLIAVIRERGSEHAAAIARRPNLSPLVVDALVEHHNPPGLAARSSSGAKHAEAEQPHPEPEAASLRTAREEALRHEIKTLARAGSHPPAPTASSEAINDVHAALLVRFARSGEIILFSRVLGQALGTRDTQVERILLDISGQRLATSLVALDVPATDAGFVLQALYPHLREPFGETSHAQALIGAMNRTACREQLDGWFEAEAEEATPTARHEAYFAENPANDARQISPRRIAAAAGNVPPQRLFGRRRG, from the coding sequence ATGTTTTGCGTGCAGGGAATTACCGTGACGGATCGCTTTCGTGAGTTGGAAAGGCCACAGACTGGCCGCTTGAAGGACGTTGTCCTGATGGCGACGGTTACCGGTTTCGAAAGCCTGCGCATCCCCCGCAAATCCGACATGAAGCAGTTTGCCGAACTGTTCGAGCCGCTCTTCCTCGGCTCCAGCAACGAAGCCCGCCGTCAGGCGGCAGCCGCCCTTTCCCAGTGCCCGCAGATCCCGGAGCCGGTCGCCGCGCTGATCGGCGGCATGCCGATTTCGATTGCTGCGATCTTTCTGACGCGCTCGAAAGCCATTGGCGACCGCACCCTCATCGCCGTCATCCGCGAGCGCGGATCGGAGCATGCCGCAGCGATCGCGCGGCGCCCCAACCTCTCCCCCCTTGTCGTCGACGCCCTGGTCGAGCACCATAATCCACCCGGGCTCGCCGCGCGCAGTAGCAGCGGAGCGAAGCACGCGGAGGCGGAACAGCCACATCCGGAGCCGGAAGCCGCGTCCTTGCGGACTGCCCGCGAAGAAGCGCTCAGGCACGAGATCAAGACTCTGGCACGAGCGGGGTCACACCCTCCGGCGCCCACCGCCTCTTCCGAGGCAATCAATGACGTGCATGCCGCGCTGCTTGTGCGCTTTGCCCGCAGCGGCGAGATCATCCTGTTTTCGCGCGTCCTCGGCCAGGCGCTTGGCACCAGGGACACCCAAGTCGAACGCATCCTGCTCGACATTTCCGGGCAGCGGCTCGCGACGAGCCTCGTTGCGCTCGATGTCCCTGCGACCGATGCCGGTTTCGTACTTCAAGCCTTGTATCCGCATCTGCGCGAGCCCTTCGGCGAGACGAGCCATGCGCAAGCATTGATCGGCGCCATGAACCGTACCGCCTGCCGCGAACAACTGGATGGCTGGTTCGAGGCGGAGGCCGAAGAAGCCACTCCAACGGCGAGGCACGAAGCCTACTTCGCCGAAAATCCGGCCAATGATGCGCGCCAAATCAGCCCTCGCAGGATTGCAGCGGCCGCCGGTAACGTGCCGCCACAGCGGCTTTTCGGGCGGCGACGCGGCTAG
- a CDS encoding SH3 domain-containing protein, producing the protein MKKFILRAAAVCALLAAPVVAEAAEGFATANVNMRSGPSTRYPAVSMIPVGESVEIHGCLADLPWCDVSFYGGRGWVAGRYVQADYRRNRVYVEPRYYRPLGIPTVVFQFDNYWDRNYRGRDFYRERDRWRRGPDWVDDRRDRRDWEGDRRRDQRDWETGQREEEWRRREGEWNRERTVREERSEWERRSDGVRVRQSDDGIYEGARPAPFVRCQFDDPDCEN; encoded by the coding sequence GTGAAGAAATTTATCCTGCGCGCAGCGGCGGTCTGCGCGCTCCTCGCGGCCCCGGTTGTCGCCGAGGCTGCCGAAGGCTTTGCCACTGCCAATGTCAACATGCGCTCCGGTCCGAGCACCCGCTATCCGGCGGTATCGATGATCCCGGTCGGCGAATCGGTGGAAATCCACGGATGCCTTGCGGATCTGCCGTGGTGCGACGTCTCGTTCTACGGTGGGCGTGGCTGGGTTGCCGGGCGTTACGTCCAGGCCGACTATCGCCGCAATCGCGTTTACGTCGAGCCCCGCTACTATCGCCCGCTCGGAATTCCAACGGTCGTCTTCCAGTTCGACAACTACTGGGACCGCAACTACCGTGGCCGCGACTTCTACCGTGAGCGCGATCGCTGGCGCCGGGGACCGGATTGGGTCGACGACCGACGGGACCGTCGCGACTGGGAGGGCGATCGTCGCCGCGATCAGCGCGATTGGGAAACCGGCCAGCGTGAAGAGGAGTGGCGCCGCCGGGAAGGCGAATGGAACCGCGAGCGGACGGTGCGTGAAGAGCGCAGCGAGTGGGAACGTCGCAGTGACGGCGTACGCGTTCGCCAGAGCGATGACGGCATCTACGAAGGTGCGCGCCCGGCGCCGTTTGTTCGGTGCCAGTTCGACGATCCAGACTGCGAAAACTAA
- a CDS encoding DUF1254 domain-containing protein: MRKVLFVTVLGLVGAALLHIIIILSLPQFTGRDAYTRVLGLLEMDSFFALTSTPGQTGLANDDPYLRTAVCSFSISDGPARFLASGNVPFWSLAVFDSNSNEVFSMNDHTSVNGKLDLVVATPIQLVELRKSPPEALAQSIMVEMKEQDGYAVLRAMAPVDSFEEQVRNFLAESSCEPFRR, encoded by the coding sequence ATGCGTAAGGTTCTCTTCGTCACGGTCCTCGGCCTTGTCGGCGCCGCCCTGCTGCACATCATCATCATTCTGTCGCTACCGCAGTTTACCGGCCGCGACGCTTATACCCGCGTGCTTGGGCTGCTCGAGATGGACAGTTTCTTTGCACTGACGAGCACGCCGGGACAGACCGGCCTTGCCAATGACGACCCCTATCTCAGGACGGCCGTTTGCAGCTTCTCGATCTCGGACGGGCCGGCGCGCTTTCTCGCCAGCGGCAACGTGCCGTTCTGGTCTCTCGCGGTCTTCGACAGCAATTCGAACGAAGTCTTCAGCATGAACGATCACACGTCGGTCAACGGCAAGCTCGATCTTGTCGTCGCGACGCCGATCCAGCTGGTAGAATTGCGCAAGTCGCCGCCGGAGGCGCTGGCACAATCGATCATGGTGGAGATGAAGGAACAGGACGGCTACGCCGTTTTGAGGGCGATGGCGCCGGTCGACAGTTTCGAGGAGCAGGTCCGCAATTTCCTTGCGGAATCAAGCTGCGAGCCATTTCGACGCTAG
- a CDS encoding DUF1214 domain-containing protein has product MFRIPFLVALALAIAFGGGIASAVWALKATVGFGSIAIGPWVAFPEAQTINADPYAKAHRARAGELLYGGAEGLMFSAQTDDKGQKLQATCSYDVTGLTPQARFWTLYAANADGLPLRPGSDLPSALNSWTVLRSGNSNFTVHVSPNAQPDNWLAVRHAGTFRLVLTLLDTPTAGSSGLIDLAMPVITKTGCGDA; this is encoded by the coding sequence TTGTTTCGAATCCCCTTCCTCGTCGCCCTCGCTCTTGCCATCGCCTTCGGCGGCGGCATTGCCTCGGCCGTATGGGCGCTGAAGGCGACCGTCGGTTTCGGCTCGATCGCGATCGGCCCGTGGGTCGCTTTTCCAGAAGCACAGACGATCAATGCCGACCCCTATGCCAAGGCGCACCGGGCCCGCGCTGGCGAGCTTCTCTACGGTGGCGCCGAAGGATTGATGTTCAGCGCTCAGACGGACGACAAGGGCCAGAAGCTCCAGGCGACCTGCTCCTATGACGTCACGGGACTGACGCCACAGGCCCGCTTCTGGACGCTTTATGCGGCGAATGCCGACGGTCTGCCGTTGCGCCCGGGATCCGATCTGCCCTCGGCCCTCAATTCCTGGACGGTGCTGCGCAGCGGAAACAGCAACTTCACCGTCCACGTGTCGCCGAACGCCCAGCCGGACAATTGGCTGGCCGTACGCCATGCGGGCACCTTCCGGCTGGTTCTGACGCTGCTCGACACGCCCACTGCAGGTTCCTCAGGCTTGATCGACCTCGCCATGCCCGTCATCACCAAGACCGGATGCGGCGATGCGTAA
- a CDS encoding transglycosylase domain-containing protein: MREPRKDDNRPKKRHIFLRIDSWIDSTVWSAGFKLAQWWEDTTIFFRRFRVTGWKKVVFEVLGEGMTWGTVGSVLMLALALPAFEETKGNWRAQSDFAVTFLDRYGNEIGHRGIIHEDSVPIDELPDHLIKAVLATEDRRFFDHWGIDFLGLARAMTENARAGGVVQGGSTLTQQLAKNLFLSNERTIERKIKEAFLAIWLESNLSKKEILRLYLDRAYMGGGTFGAAAAAQFYFGKSITDVSLAESAMLAGLFKAPARYAPHVNLPAARGRANEVLTNLVQGGLMTEGQVIAARLNPATVIDRAQVKAPDFFLDWAFDEVQRIARPFAQHSLIVRTTIDMGLQNAAEDSVESSLRQYGESFRVKQGALVMLENGGAVRAMVGGRDYGESQFNRATRALRQPGSSFKVYTYAAAMEKGMTPETVVVDAPITWRGWSPQNYGRSYAGRITILTAIAKSINTIPVRLAKDKLGTDLIAQTAKAMGIETPIRTDKTMPLGTSEVTVLDQATAYAVFPAGGVQSRRHGISQILNYDGDILYDFGRDEPPARRVLSETASTSMNSMLTQIPIIGTARKAALDNGIVVGGKTGTTQAYRDAWFVGFTGDYTTAVWFGNDDYTSTNNMTGGSLPAMTFKRLMDYAEQGIEHRAIPGITAPAAPAKQPEVATAKPDENALPPLVRPRSLSAEVTRLLRAIGETFEKAPALKAPEKAGGRLAALGAAEEKRSGQTDPNAASN; the protein is encoded by the coding sequence GTGCGGGAACCGAGGAAAGACGATAACCGGCCGAAAAAACGGCACATCTTTCTCAGGATCGACTCCTGGATCGATTCCACGGTCTGGAGCGCGGGCTTCAAACTGGCGCAATGGTGGGAAGATACCACCATCTTCTTCCGCCGCTTCCGCGTCACGGGTTGGAAAAAGGTCGTCTTCGAGGTGCTCGGCGAAGGCATGACCTGGGGCACTGTGGGCTCGGTGCTGATGTTGGCGCTGGCGCTCCCAGCCTTCGAGGAAACGAAGGGCAACTGGCGCGCCCAGAGCGACTTCGCCGTCACCTTCCTCGACCGCTACGGCAATGAAATCGGCCACCGCGGCATCATTCACGAAGATTCCGTGCCGATCGACGAACTGCCCGACCATCTGATCAAGGCGGTACTGGCGACCGAAGACCGACGCTTCTTCGACCATTGGGGTATCGATTTCCTCGGCCTTGCCCGTGCGATGACCGAGAACGCCCGCGCCGGCGGCGTCGTCCAGGGCGGTTCGACACTGACCCAACAGCTTGCCAAGAACCTCTTCCTGTCGAACGAACGCACGATCGAACGCAAGATCAAGGAAGCCTTCCTGGCGATCTGGCTGGAATCCAACCTGTCGAAGAAGGAAATCCTCCGGCTCTACCTCGACCGCGCCTATATGGGCGGCGGCACCTTCGGGGCGGCCGCGGCCGCGCAATTCTACTTTGGCAAGTCGATCACCGATGTGAGCCTGGCGGAATCGGCGATGCTCGCCGGCCTCTTCAAGGCGCCGGCCCGCTACGCACCACATGTCAACCTGCCGGCCGCGCGCGGTCGCGCCAACGAGGTTCTCACCAACCTCGTCCAGGGCGGGCTGATGACCGAGGGCCAGGTGATCGCCGCACGCCTCAACCCCGCCACCGTTATCGACCGCGCCCAGGTGAAGGCGCCCGACTTCTTCCTCGACTGGGCCTTTGACGAAGTCCAGCGCATCGCCCGCCCCTTCGCGCAGCATTCGCTGATCGTACGCACCACAATTGACATGGGCCTGCAGAACGCCGCCGAGGACTCGGTGGAATCGAGCCTGCGCCAATATGGCGAAAGCTTCCGCGTGAAGCAGGGCGCGCTCGTCATGCTCGAGAATGGCGGCGCGGTGCGGGCCATGGTCGGCGGCCGCGACTATGGCGAGAGCCAGTTCAATCGCGCGACCCGCGCCCTGCGGCAGCCGGGCTCGTCCTTCAAGGTCTATACCTACGCTGCGGCGATGGAGAAGGGCATGACGCCGGAAACGGTGGTCGTCGACGCGCCGATCACCTGGCGCGGCTGGTCACCACAGAACTACGGCCGCAGCTATGCCGGGCGCATCACCATCCTGACGGCGATCGCCAAGTCGATCAACACCATCCCCGTACGGCTCGCCAAGGACAAGCTCGGCACTGACCTCATCGCCCAGACCGCCAAGGCGATGGGCATAGAGACCCCAATCCGCACCGACAAGACCATGCCGCTCGGCACATCGGAAGTGACAGTGCTCGATCAGGCGACCGCCTATGCGGTGTTTCCGGCCGGCGGCGTGCAGTCGCGCCGGCATGGCATCAGCCAGATCCTCAACTACGACGGCGACATCCTCTACGACTTCGGGCGAGACGAACCGCCTGCGCGGCGCGTGCTTTCGGAAACCGCAAGTACGTCGATGAATTCGATGCTGACGCAGATCCCGATCATCGGTACAGCGCGTAAGGCCGCCCTCGACAACGGCATCGTCGTCGGCGGCAAGACCGGCACGACCCAGGCCTATCGCGACGCCTGGTTCGTCGGCTTTACTGGCGACTATACGACCGCCGTCTGGTTCGGCAACGACGACTACACGTCCACCAACAACATGACCGGCGGCTCGTTGCCGGCGATGACCTTCAAGCGGTTGATGGACTATGCCGAGCAAGGCATCGAGCACCGCGCTATCCCCGGCATCACTGCCCCGGCGGCGCCGGCGAAGCAGCCTGAGGTCGCGACCGCGAAACCGGACGAGAACGCCCTGCCGCCACTCGTCCGCCCGCGCTCGTTGTCGGCGGAGGTCACCCGCCTGCTGCGTGCGATCGGCGAGACCTTTGAGAAGGCACCGGCACTGAAGGCGCCAGAAAAGGCCGGCGGCAGGCTCGCTGCGCTTGGCGCCGCCGAAGAAAAGCGTTCCGGACAGACGGATCCCAATGCCGCCAGCAACTAA
- a CDS encoding YcgN family cysteine cluster protein: protein MGEMPFWKAKSLEDMTNTEWESLCDGCGLCCLNKLEDWDTGEIAWTSIRCTLLDGESCRCKDYENRQATVPDCIQLTPKAVREITWLPPTCGYRLVAEGRDLYWWHPLVSGDPDTVHAAGISVRGRTVAEDGIDIEDYEDYLVTWPLEVGQESVD from the coding sequence ATGGGCGAAATGCCTTTCTGGAAGGCGAAGAGCCTTGAGGACATGACCAATACGGAGTGGGAAAGCCTCTGCGACGGTTGCGGCCTCTGTTGTTTGAACAAGCTGGAAGATTGGGATACCGGCGAGATCGCCTGGACCTCGATCCGTTGCACCTTGCTTGATGGTGAGAGCTGTCGTTGCAAGGACTATGAAAACCGGCAGGCGACGGTGCCCGACTGCATCCAGTTGACGCCCAAGGCCGTGCGCGAGATCACCTGGCTGCCGCCGACCTGCGGCTACCGCCTCGTTGCCGAGGGGCGCGATCTCTATTGGTGGCACCCGCTGGTTTCAGGCGACCCGGACACGGTTCATGCCGCCGGCATTTCGGTGCGCGGTCGCACCGTCGCCGAGGATGGCATCGATATCGAAGACTATGAAGACTATCTCGTTACCTGGCCGCTGGAAGTGGGACAGGAAAGCGTGGATTGA
- a CDS encoding MmcQ/YjbR family DNA-binding protein, with amino-acid sequence MLTEEIEKLALSLPGTEENAHFGTRDFRVGKRIFMTLPEAGRAVFKFTPDQQRMLLEMEPGVCAAVPGGWGDRGWTSFYFVEADEGLVRQSMETAWRNVAPKNLVKKNGGGH; translated from the coding sequence ATGCTAACCGAAGAGATCGAAAAACTCGCGCTAAGCTTGCCGGGAACGGAAGAGAACGCGCATTTCGGAACACGGGACTTCCGGGTTGGCAAGCGCATTTTCATGACCTTGCCGGAAGCCGGTCGCGCGGTCTTCAAATTCACGCCTGACCAGCAGCGCATGCTCCTGGAAATGGAGCCCGGGGTCTGCGCCGCCGTGCCCGGCGGCTGGGGTGATCGTGGCTGGACCTCATTCTATTTCGTCGAAGCGGACGAGGGCCTCGTGCGCCAGTCGATGGAGACCGCCTGGCGCAATGTCGCGCCGAAAAACCTCGTCAAGAAGAACGGTGGCGGCCACTAG
- the feuN gene encoding two-component system FeuPQ modulator FeuN, giving the protein MSSPVIIAALAAGLAGFSPPAINVPSDNVVRVAGDCSAAAAQVVADTGGELLSAQPTSDGQCVITVLVPGNGGRPKKVTVKVPM; this is encoded by the coding sequence ATGTCTTCACCAGTGATCATAGCCGCGCTTGCTGCAGGCCTCGCGGGCTTCAGCCCGCCTGCGATCAACGTGCCGTCGGATAATGTCGTCCGTGTGGCTGGCGATTGCAGCGCGGCCGCTGCACAGGTGGTCGCCGACACCGGCGGCGAGTTGCTGTCGGCACAACCGACGTCCGATGGCCAGTGTGTGATCACGGTGCTTGTTCCCGGTAATGGCGGGCGACCGAAAAAGGTGACCGTCAAGGTGCCGATGTAA
- the feuP gene encoding two-component system response regulator FeuP, translating into MRILIVEDDANLNRQLAEVLKEAGYVVDQAYDGEEGHYLGDAEPYDAVILDIGLPEMDGITVLEKWRGDGKTMPVLILTARDRWSDKVAGIDAGADDYVAKPFHVEEVLARIRALIRRAAGHASSEIVCGPVRLDTKGSKATVDGVALKLTSHEFRLLSYLMHHMGQVVSRTELVEHMYDQDFDRDSNTIEVFIGRLRKKIGNDLIETVRGLGYRMQAPGNGN; encoded by the coding sequence ATGCGCATTCTGATTGTCGAGGACGACGCCAACCTGAACCGGCAGCTCGCCGAAGTGCTGAAGGAGGCCGGCTACGTCGTCGATCAGGCCTATGACGGCGAGGAGGGCCATTATCTCGGCGACGCCGAGCCCTACGATGCCGTGATCCTCGACATTGGCCTGCCGGAAATGGACGGCATCACGGTCCTGGAGAAGTGGCGCGGCGATGGCAAGACTATGCCGGTGCTGATCCTGACGGCGCGCGATCGCTGGAGCGACAAGGTCGCGGGCATCGACGCCGGCGCCGACGACTATGTCGCCAAGCCCTTCCATGTCGAAGAGGTTCTCGCCCGCATCCGCGCCCTGATCCGCCGTGCCGCCGGCCATGCGAGCTCGGAGATCGTCTGCGGCCCGGTGCGCCTCGATACCAAGGGCTCCAAGGCAACCGTCGATGGCGTGGCCCTCAAGCTGACGTCGCACGAGTTCCGGCTGCTCTCCTATCTCATGCACCACATGGGGCAGGTCGTTTCGCGCACGGAGCTGGTCGAGCATATGTACGATCAGGATTTCGATCGCGATTCCAATACGATCGAAGTGTTCATCGGCCGGCTGCGCAAGAAGATCGGCAACGACCTGATCGAAACGGTGCGCGGTCTCGGATACCGAATGCAAGCGCCGGGCAATGGCAATTAG